One genomic segment of Drosophila willistoni isolate 14030-0811.24 chromosome 2R unlocalized genomic scaffold, UCI_dwil_1.1 Seg200, whole genome shotgun sequence includes these proteins:
- the LOC6641698 gene encoding PI-PLC X domain-containing protein 2: MSKEHWMRELPPELRQLSIINLAIPGSHNSMTYGINSSSKLSPDAEPAIRRWHRVFPCFVRRWCKNQSSSILEQLQLGVRYFDLRIAQNEGKFYYCHGLYSLEIFEPLEEIRQFLDTHSEEVVILDLQHFYALDVAHHQQLHMELIQFFGHRLYSTLDGSLQDCSLERCLQLQRQVVIIYRRCPIPLPLRFWPSYAWPTPWPNKASVKQLQSFLEDSLLSRRPQDGFVSQVLITPTGRYIALRIFFTLQRTAKRVDKKLHPWIMEQIPGPFDPKQKPRANVFLGDFVNLKDGQFCNWIIDLNKKLEALAEQEQDEEQ; the protein is encoded by the exons ATGTCCAAGGAGCATTGGATGCGAGAATTACCGCCCGAGCTGCGACAACTTTCCATTATTAATTTGGCCATTCCAG GTTCCCACAACTCTATGACTTATGGCATTAATAGCAGCTCCAAACTGTCACCGGATGCCGAACCGGCCATACGACGTTGGCATCGTGTCTTTCCCTGTTTTGTGCGCCGTTGGTGTAAAAACCAATCCTCCAGCATCTTGGAGCAACTGCAGCTGGGTGTTCGTTATTTTGATCTACGAATAGCACAAAATGAAGGAAAATTCTATTATTGTCATGGCCTCTACTCATTGGAGATCTTTGAGCCATTGGAAGAAATTCGTCAATTTCTCGACACACATTCCGAGGAGGTGGTTATTCTCGATTTACAGCACTTCTATGCCCTCGATGTCGCCCATCATCAGCAGTTGCACATGGAATTGATACAGTTCTTTGGTCATCGTTTGTATTCCACATTAGATGGTAGTCTTCAGGATTGTTCTTTAGAACGTTGTCTGCAGCTGCAACGTCAAGTGGTTATCATCTACAGAAGATGTCCCATCCCACTACCTTTGCGTTTCTGGCCTAGTTACGCTTGGCCTACACCATGGCCCAACAAGGCCAGTGTTAAGCAGCTGCAATCCTTCCTAGAAGATTCCTTGCTATCCCGCCGACCACAAGATGGATTTGTCTCTCAGGTTTTAATTACACCAACTGGCCGGTATATAGCTCTTCGAATATTTTTCACACTTCAGCGTACAGCAAAAAGAGTGGACAAGAAATTGCATCCTTGGATCATGGAACAAATTCCGGGACCCTTTGATCCAAAACAAAAGCCTCGTGCAAATGTTTTTCTTGGTGATTTTGTTAACCTAAAGGATGGACAGTTTTGTAATTGGATTATTGACTTAAATAAGAAACTGGAGGCATTGGCAGAGCAGGAACAGGACGAGGAACAATAA
- the LOC6641697 gene encoding uncharacterized protein LOC6641697 isoform X3 — translation MCFCSLSLISIHRYVHKIPSNGTTNSKLSKTKSQNCKCEPSTCKCSSKRRQQQQYQRLILSQLRRRGADNISSVILF, via the exons ATGTGTTTTTGTTCCCTTAGTTTAATTAGCATTCatagatatgtacataaaa TTCCATCGAATGGCACCACCAACAGCAAGTTGAGCAAGACAAAATCGCAAAATTGCAAATGTGAGCCAAGCACTTGCAAATGCAGCAGCAAAaggcggcaacaacaacaatatcagAGATTAATTTTGTCGCAACTAAGACGGCGAGGTGCTGATAACATATCAAGTGTTATATTATTCTAA
- the LOC6641697 gene encoding uncharacterized protein LOC6641697 isoform X2, whose amino-acid sequence MLKRFLGKLKSPTAWQKKSKYVPSNGTTNSKLSKTKSQNCKCEPSTCKCSSKRRQQQQYQRLILSQLRRRGADNISSVILF is encoded by the exons ATGCTTAAACGTTTTCTTGGCAAACTTAAATCGCCCACTGCTTGGCAGAAGAAAAGCAAATATG TTCCATCGAATGGCACCACCAACAGCAAGTTGAGCAAGACAAAATCGCAAAATTGCAAATGTGAGCCAAGCACTTGCAAATGCAGCAGCAAAaggcggcaacaacaacaatatcagAGATTAATTTTGTCGCAACTAAGACGGCGAGGTGCTGATAACATATCAAGTGTTATATTATTCTAA
- the LOC26528772 gene encoding C-type lectin 37Da, with the protein MTYKISPLIKSGLPGFTDITTAPFIKIGEGYYYIESNGKKNWFDAYAACRLIGSELITIDTIEEWNLVNKYLRDIKIDDATYWTSGTDLTNTGKHVWFSNGLNINLDEIWFPGEPNNDKGVEHCDEMCFTSKGSQALFNDKNCSTKNRYICDTPSPKTASFLVW; encoded by the exons ATGACTTACAAAATTAGTCCGCTTATTAAAAGTG GTCTGCCAGGTTTTACGGATATCACAACAGCACCTTTCATCAAAATTGGAGAAGGTTATTATTACATTGAGTCTAACGGGAAGAAGAACTGGTTTGATGCCTATGCAGCTTGTCGTTTAATTGGCTCAGAGCTTATAACGATTGACACAATTGAAGAATGGAACTTGGTCAACAAGTATCTCAGGGACATAAAAATTGACGATGCAACCTACTGGACATCTGGGACGGACTTAACCAATACAGGAAAGCATGTCTGGTTCTCAAATGGTCTGAACATTAACCTGGATGAGATTTGGTTTCCAGGTGAACCGAATAATGATAAGGGTGTTGAGCACTGTGATGAAATGTGCTTTACCAGTAAAGGTTCTCAAGCTTTATTTAATGATAAAAATTGCTCAACCAAAAACAGATACATTTGTGATACACCTTCGCCCAAAACAGCTTCGTTTCTAGTGTGGTAA
- the LOC6641697 gene encoding uncharacterized protein LOC6641697 isoform X1, with the protein MDVWGFCVSDSTLSYGGSMRGGYYRDFEQFPYGTLEPSTTPFVVKDSYSRVQEKCKQLKTEKQIRKDCPFCKEHKKRPLVNYMRKREQRKHHDSICEDDEELHHEHEHEHDQAAAVPQQLASVMHQSCKV; encoded by the exons ATGGATGTTTGGGGATTTTGTGTAAGCGACTCCACCTTGTCGTATGGCGGCTCAATGCGGGGCGGCTATTACCGGGATTTTGAGCAGTTTCCGTATGGAACATTGGAGCCATCAACCACGCCTTTTGTCGTCAAGGATTCTTACAGTCGTGTCCAAG AAAAATGCAAACAACTGAAAACTGAGAAACAAATACGCAAGGATTGTCCTTTCTGCAAGGAGCATAAGAAACGGCCACTTGTCAATTATATGCGCAAACGTGAACAACGCAAACATCATGATAGCATCTGTGAGGATGATGAGGAACTGCATCATGAGCATGAGCATGAACATGACCAAGCGGCGGCAGTGCCACAGCAATTGGCTTCAGTTATGCATCAAAGTTGCAAGGTGTAG
- the LOC6641722 gene encoding protein nessun dorma, translating into MEVYTFEKSYLERLKEAEAVLSWDGAVIPASQVRSEWKSFVELQIEPTGWQAIWRIPRVICEDLKLRYPTIVYGYVDQVIFEELKAVFVVTAVQDNDVHLPERNEVHLIELWPTLKQENSALNVDTTAECVDRLRFFYTYVWMPWDKDYDDDRDWVQQHLESRIQLACDLSKNKLSRPLACHVRSLTMEARYIEQRLEYLELDLSDAEAESDDEAVELKDNGSDPSRKVSKTTASGGGDRNVSLNMSTLPVTDLMCLHLRMAIIRSEFEILENTEMRRAYSELKANGLKCNLASGSLLDHVERPALCHLVTVAGPLQQQMDMLLMAKHHLGNQKMDVSMGKSLQDVLTICQKNDSIFLSPGQHTIKFLEHFNDKGCLKGLAKSETIMNCDRNFDQLPVICSSDEDSTLLVIDGDYTFTNLVFNCSRVRRGILLRNGNLCLKGCRLTGDGHSSTQEGIVCLPGANLELKDCLIEDFGVGISMRPQSQAELGSVTIRKTLTGMELLDRSVAMNLQGSKCIFENCCVGIIADGISLPGRMEKELVLKDFNDLKSLNDKNLMGNCNFVKCRKCIRVFNESNQLMAKHLHEILLEEGGEEKENIKMA; encoded by the exons ATGGAAGTTTATACATTTGAGAAATCCTACTTGGAACGTTTAAAAGAAGCCGAGGCGGTTTTATCGTGGGATGGAGCTGTTATACCCGCCTCACAAGTACGTTCCGAGTGGAAATCCTTTGTGGAGTTGCAAATAGAACCGACTG GATGGCAGGCCATCTGGAGAATTCCGCGCGTAATCTGTGAAGATCTAAAATTACGCTATCCCACCATAGTCTATGGCTATGTGGACCAGGTGATCTTTGAAGAATTGAAGGCAGTATTTGTGGTAACAGCTGTGCAGGACAATGATGTTCATTTACCCGAACGCAACGAGGTTCATCTCATTGAATTATGGCCCACATTGAAGCAAGAGAACTCGGCCCTCAATGTAGACACAACAGCTGAGTGTGTGGATCGTTTGCGTTTCTTTTACACTTATGTATGGATGCCCTGGGACAAGGATTACGATGATGATCGCGATTGGGTGCAACAGCACTTGGAGTCGCGCATTCAATTGGCTTGTGATTTGAGCAAAAATAAGTTGTCACGTCCGCTGGCCTGTCATGTGCGCAGCCTAACCATGGAAGCTCGATATATTGAACAGCGTTTAGAGTACCTGGAACTGGATTTGAGTGATGCCGAGGCAGAGAGCGACGATGAGGCAGTGGAATTGAAGGACAATGGAAGTGATCCCTCTAGAAAAGTTTCGAAAACGACAGCCAGCGGTGGTGGCGATCGTAATGTTAGCCTTAACATGTCCACGCTCCCAGTGACTGATTTAATGTGCCTTCATCTGCGTATGGCCATTATACGCAGTGAATTTGAGATTCTCGAGAATACCGAAATGCGACGTGCGTACAGTGAGTTAAAAGCGAATGGTCTTAAATGTAATCTTGCTAGTGGTTCACTGTTGGACCATGTTGAGCGCCCGGCCCTATGTCATCTGGTCACTGTGGCCGGTCCATTGCAGCAACAAATGGATATGCTATTGATGGCCAAGCACCATCTTGGAAACCAAAAAATGGATGTATCAATGGGAAAATCTCTTCAAGATGTTCTAACCATATGCCAGAAAAATGATTCTATATTCTTGTCACCTGGTCAACATACAATTAAGTTTTTGGAGCATTTTAATGACAAAGGTTGTCTCAAGGGTTTGGCCAAGTCGGAGACTATTATGAACTGCGATAGAAATTTCGATCAGTTGCCAGTGATCTGTTCAAGCGATGAGGATAGTACATTGCTAGTTATCGATGGGGATTACACATTCACCAATTTGGTTTTCAACTGTTCACGTGTGCGTCGAGGAATCCTCCTAAGGAATGGCAATCTTTGCCTAAAGGGTTGCCGTCTTACTGGCGATGGTCATTCATCTACCCAAGAGGGTATCGTTTGTTTGCCAGGTGCAAATCTCGAGCTCAAGGATTGCCTAATCGAGGATTTTGGTGTGGGCATTTCCATGCGTCCGCAATCTCAAGCAGAGTTGGGAAGTGTAACAATCAGAAAAACCTTGACAGGAATGGAATTGCTGGACCGATCGGTGGCCATGAACTTACAGGGTTCGAAAtgtatttttgaaaattgttgtGTGGGAATTATTGCCGATGGAATATCCTTGCCGGGACGCATGGAAAAGGAGCTTGTGTTAAAGGATTTCAATGATTTAAAGAG TTTGAACGACAAAAATCTAATGGGAAATTGCAATTTTGTAAAATGTCGCAAGTGTATACGAGTTTTCAATGAATCCAATCAACTGATGGCAAAGCATTTGCATGAAATCCTGCTTGAAGAGGGTGGGGAGGAGAAGGAGAACATTAAAATGGCATGA
- the LOC111518525 gene encoding uncharacterized protein LOC111518525 has product MKDLDQQVVLKDPGKNVALDTNYDIFEDKFDFERFPNGSSTKPHFYCCPLSPSIISDLSIDVGIKDRGNPFGRKPSLTRGHSTRFTSFRMPRCRCQIQRKLSQKVPLIRCRGLNGKWKHSTGKHIPQSKNMLN; this is encoded by the exons ATGAAGGATTTG GATCAGCAAGTAGTATTGAAAGATCCTGGTAAGAATGTTGCCCTGGACACCAATTATGATATATTTGAggataaatttgattttgaaagaTTTCCTAATGGATCCTCTACAAAGCCGCATTTCTATTGCTGTCCCTTAAGTCCATCGATTATATCTGATTTATCCATTGATGTCGGCATAAAAGATAGAGGCAATCCCTTCGGAAGAAAACCTTCACTTACTCGAGGACACTCTACACGTTTCACATCTTTTCGTATGCCAAGATGTCGTTGTCAAATACAGCGAAAACTTTCACAAAAAGTTCCTTTGATAAGGTGCAGAGGACTTAATGGCAAGTGGAAACATTCTACAGGAAAACACATTCCACAATCtaaaaatatgttaaattaa
- the LOC6641697 gene encoding uncharacterized protein LOC6641697 isoform X4, protein MDVWGFCVSDSTLSYGGSMRGGYYRDFEQFPYGTLEPSTTPFVVKDSYSRVQVPSNGTTNSKLSKTKSQNCKCEPSTCKCSSKRRQQQQYQRLILSQLRRRGADNISSVILF, encoded by the exons ATGGATGTTTGGGGATTTTGTGTAAGCGACTCCACCTTGTCGTATGGCGGCTCAATGCGGGGCGGCTATTACCGGGATTTTGAGCAGTTTCCGTATGGAACATTGGAGCCATCAACCACGCCTTTTGTCGTCAAGGATTCTTACAGTCGTGTCCAAG TTCCATCGAATGGCACCACCAACAGCAAGTTGAGCAAGACAAAATCGCAAAATTGCAAATGTGAGCCAAGCACTTGCAAATGCAGCAGCAAAaggcggcaacaacaacaatatcagAGATTAATTTTGTCGCAACTAAGACGGCGAGGTGCTGATAACATATCAAGTGTTATATTATTCTAA
- the LOC6641696 gene encoding kinesin-like protein KIF14, producing MSNKSTPVRQRIQQYQMRGRGSTTPAATDANGLRKKVLTRTPKSQDAAPEQLLNTAFSRTKNTPTQPTVRSTALNACYTPSSLYRFTPGRAGPVAGKTPIASASKSKTPREKERSDKLDAMTDSMHSVSEDSNMMVAVRVRPLNALECTRGQVTNVVQVHSNSNELTVQAGSSADASAGVTHFFSYDQVFYSCDPDRKNYACQAKVFEKTACPLIDTAFEGYNACLFAYGQTGSGKSYSMMGIEALDDAALDGGPPHDEAGIIPRFCHELFRRIEAVRHQQLQVEVEVSYFEIYNEKIHDLLSVQQVVTAGDSTPLQQHHQHQQQTRPALKVREHPIFGPYVVDLSAHSVDSYSALRNWLAVGNSQRATASTAMNDKSSRSHSIFNIVLNLTDLSSDDGLSSDTDSGTTTSSAASSLRQTRRSKISLVDLAGSERISVSGSNGERIREGVSINKSLLTLGKVIAALADSRKNGPYVGTTSSSSSSSVPNIFVPYRESVLTWLLRENLGGNSKTVMLATISPASVHVDETLATLRYACKARSIVNRVKVNESPHDKIIRDLRAEVDRLKSLKNDYERQRRISSGTNTNPAPRKIIIETSGDDSEVEALRQQLVERERELSRAQKSWMEKLKEAEDLRKSELRLLKRKGLALELAAGEKQACLVNLTADPILSGTLFYLLPPGIVRIGRGRLPSATAPQPDIVLDGPLVALQHCSIEHERGGKLYVIPGSEDFETYVNGELLEDRRELFHGDRLVIGGSHYFRISNPFCSQRGKVDKLVDFQLAHQEILQKQEEQLRTELEAEKRVALMSIEQERAQHAKDFEERLQCLELEQFKYKCNSEMLENERQALAQAQTPVAVTTPASKSTLLEDIQRIMLNPSEESLHKTQLMVKEATQRCRQMGVELEFRQTQSPDEFGLLRTVILILDKQRGLKAEWPTARLGVWLDLLRDNSTDYQGKLNSRTIFQSVEVEWQPIEDDLNETLGDAHNSSRIGLNLSAMKDMLLKQPFKRLLSASNSPQVSPLPGFKTTQFTKRHLSYESDTESTETSNNLTLLIHQELQVMHRSSQRLRRYCETAVNERENHQDNGNLAVSIQEALTKLEQVLQGMGSSLSLSQAQTAITSPNSKTTTKAVRFLID from the exons atgAGCAATAAGAGCACGCCGGTGCGTCAACGAATACAACAATATCAAATGCGTGGACGTGGAAGCACGACGCCAGCCGCCACAGATGCCAATGGACTGCGAAAAAAAGTGTTGACCAGGACGCCGAAGTCGCAGGATGCAGCACCAGAGCAGCTGTTGAATACGGCATTCAGTCGAACAAAAAATACACCCACCCAGCCAACAGTTAGGTCGACAGCCTTAAATGCTTGCTATACACCTTCATCTCTTTATAGATTTACACCTGGTCGAGCTGGGCCAGTGGCGGGAAAGACTCCCATTGCATCTGCCTCGAAATCAAAGACTCCCAGGGAGAAGGAAAGATCGGATAAACTTGATGCCATGACGGACTCGATGCACAGTGTCTCTGAAGATAGTAATATGATGGTGGCTGTCCGTGTCCGGCCGCTGAATGCATTGGAATGTACACGTGGTCAGGTCACCAATGTGGTTCAGGTGCATAGCAATAGCAACGAGTTGACTGTCCAGGCTGGCAGCAGTGCCGATGCATCTGCCGGAGTTACACATTTCTTTAGCTATGATCAAGTTTTCTATTCGTGCGATCCGGATAGAAAGAATTACGCTTGCCAGGCAAAAGTCTTTGAGAAAACAGCTTGTCCCTTGATCGATACGGCATTCGAGGGCTACAATGCCTGCCTGTTTGCATATGGACAGACGGGATCTGGCAAATCTTACAGTATGATGGGCATAGAAGCTCTGGATGATGCGGCACTTGATGGTGGACCGCCACATGATGAAGCCGGCATTATACCACGATTCTGTCATGAATTGTTTCGTCGCATTGAAGCTGTTCGTCATCAACAGCTGCAAGTCGAGGTGGAGGTTAGCTACTTTGAGATCTACAACGAGAAGATCCATGATCTTTTAAGTGTCCAGCAAGTGGTAACTGCCGGAGATTCGACACCTctgcagcagcatcatcaacaccaacaacaaactAGACCCGCTCTCAAAGTGCGCGAACATCCCATATTTGGTCCTTATGTTGTGGATTTGAGTGCGCACTCTGTGGATTCATATTCAGCTCTACGCAATTGGTTGGCTGTCGGCAATTCGCAACGTGCCACAGCTTCCACGGCCATGAATGACAAGAGTTCACGTTCCCATTCCATATTCAATATTGTTCTCAATTTAACGGATTTATCAAGCGATGATGGTCTATCTTCGGATACGGATTCAGGAACTACCACATCCTCTGCAGCCTCATCGTTACGCCAAACACGTCGCAGTAAAATCAGTCTTGTGGATTTGGCCGGCAGCGAAAGGATCAGTGTATCTGGTTCGAATGGTGAAAGGATACGAGAAGGCGTTAGCATCAACAAGAGTTTACTTACCTTGGGCAAGGTAATTGCTGCATTGGCAGATTCTCGCAAAAATGGCCCATACGTTGGAACCACCTCGTCCTCCTCCTCATCATCTGTGCCCAATATATTTGTTCCCTATCGAGAAAGTGTCCTCACCTGGTTACTTAGG GAAAATCTTGGTGGTAATTCAAAAACCGTTATGTTGGCCACTATTTCGCCAGCCAGTGTACATGTTGATGAAACCTTGGCAACTCTGCGATATGCATGCAAAGCCCGTTCCATTGTGAATCGAGTGAAAGTGAACGAGTCGCCACATGACAAGATCATAAGGGATCTGCGAGCCGAAGTCGATCGACTAAAATCACTGAAAAATGATTACGAACGACAACGGCGAATATCCTCGGGAACCAACACAAATCCTGCGCCGCggaaaataataattgaaactTCTGGGGATGATTCAGAAGTGGAAGCTTTGCGTCAACAGTTGGTCGAAAGGGAACGAGAATTGAGTAGGGCCCAAAAGTCATGGATGGAAAAACTTAAGGAGGCGGAGGATCTACGAAAATCCGAATTACGTTTGCTGAAACGCAAGGGTTTGGCATTGGAACTGGCTGCCGGGGAGAAGCAGGCTTGTCTCGTCAATCTTACAGCCGATCCGATATTGAGTGGAACCCTTTTCTATCTATTGCCACCGGGAATAGTGCGTATAGGACGCGGACGTTTGCCAAGTGCCACAGCCCCTCAACCGGATATAGTACTTGATGGTCCCCTGGTGGCGTTACAGCACTGCAGCATAGAGCATGAACGTGGTGGCAAATTGTATGTAATACCGGGAAGCGAGGACTTTGAAACATATGTAAATGGCGAATTGCTCGAGGATCGTCGGGAGCTATTTCATGGCGATCGTTTGGTTATAGGTGGCTCACATTATTTTCGCATATCGAATCCCTTCTGCTCTCAGAGAGGTAAAGTTGATAAGCTAGTGGATTTTCAGTTGGCTCATCAGGAGATTCTTCAAAAGCAGGAAGAACAATTGCGAACCGAACTAGAGGCTGAGAAACGGGTCGCTCTAATGAGCATAGAACAGGAGCGTGCCCAACATGCCAAAGATTTTGAAGAGCGTTTGCAATGCCTTGAATTGGAACAGTTTAAGTACAAATGCAACAGTGAGATGTTGGAGAATGAACGTCAAGCTCTGGCCCAGGCTCAAACTCCAGTGGCCGTGACGACGCCAGCTTCGAAATCCACTCTACTCGAGGATATACAACGTATTATGCTGAATCCTAGCGAGGAAAGCCTGCACAAAACCCAATTAATGGTCAAAGAAGCAACGCAACGTTGTCGTCAAATGGGTGTAGAGCTAGAATTTCGTCAAACCCAGTCACCAGATGAGTTTGGGTTACTCCGCACGGTTATCCTAATCCTAGACAAGCAACGTGGCCTTAAGGCTGAATGGCCTACAGCCCGTCTGGGTGTTTGGTTAGACTTGTTAAGAGATAACTCAACTGACTATCAGGGAAAACTTAATTCAAGGACTATATTCCAAAGCGTTGAAGTAGAATGGCAACCCATAGAAGATGACCTAAATGAGACTCTGGGTGATGCTCATAATTCTAGTCGCATTGGCTTAAATCTATCTGCCATGAAGGATATGCTATTGAAGCAGCCCTTCAAGCGACTCCTTTCCGCAAGTAATTCCCCCCAAGTATCGCCATTACCAGGATTCAAGACGACTCAGTTCACCAAACGTCATCTGTCCTACGAGTCAGATACGGAATCGACTGAAACGAGCAACAATTTAACCCTACTTATCCATCAGGAGTTGCAGGTGATGCACAGATCGTCACAGCGTTTGCGTCGCTATTGTGAAACTGCGGTTAACGAGcgtgaaaaccatcaggataaTGGCAACCTGGCTGTAAGCATTCAAGAGGCTTTGACCAAACTGGAGCAAGTACTCCAGGGCATGGGCAGTTCGTTATCCCTATCCCAAGCCCAAACTGCCATAACTTCGCCCAATAGCAAAACGACGACGAAAGCCGTTCGCTTTCTCATCGATTGA